One Plasmodium berghei mitochondrion, complete genome DNA segment encodes these proteins:
- the coxI gene encoding cytochrome c oxidase subunit I (putative cds with undefined initiation codon; 5' and 3' ends based on homology to Plasmodium yoelii coxI and Plasmodium yoelii mRNA mapping studies) has product FFVLNRYALITNCNHKTLGLYYLWFSFLFGTYGFLLSVILRTELYSSSLRIIAQENVNLYNMIFTIHGIIMIFFNIMPGLFGGFGNYYLPILCGSSELAYPRINSISLLLQPIAFILVILSTAAEFGGGTGWTLYPPLSTSLMSLSPVAVDVIIIGLLVSGIASIMSSLNFVTTVLHLRAKGLSLGVLSVSTWSIIITSIMLLLTLPVLTGGVLMLLSDLHFNTLFFDPTFAGDPILYQHLFWFFGHPEVYILILPAFGVISHVISTNYCRSLFGNQSMILAMGCIAVLGSVVWVHHMYTTGLEVDTRAFFTSTTILISIPTGTKVFNWLCTYMSSNFGITHSSSLLXLLFICTFTFGGTTGVILGNGAIDIALHDTYYVIAHFHFVLSIGAIIALFTCVSFFQESFFGKTLRENTLIVLWSILFFIGVILTFLPMHFLGFNVMPRRIPDYPDALNGWNMICSIGSTMTLFGLLIFK; this is encoded by the coding sequence TTTTTTGTTTTAAATAGATATGCACTTATTACAAATTGTAATCATAAAACTTTAGGTTTATACTATTTATGGTTTTCATTTTTATTTGGTACATATGGTTTCTTACTATCTGTTATTTTACGTACAGAATTATACTCTTCATCTTTAAGAATAATTGCACAAGAAAATGTAAATCTATATAATATGATATTTACAATTCACGGAATTATTATGATATTCTTTAATATAATGCCAGGACTATTTGGAGGATTTGGTAATTATTACTTACCTATTTTATGTGGATCATCAGAATTAGCATATCCTAGAATAAACAGTATATCTTTATTATTACAACCTATTGCATTTATATTAGTAATATTATCTACAGCTGCAGAGTTTGGTGGAGGAACAGGATGGACTCTATATCCACCATTAAGTACATCTTTAATGTCTTTATCTCCTGTTGCTGTAGACGTTATTATAATTGGTCTTTTAGTTTCAGGTATTGCTAGTATTATGTCTTCTTTAAACTTTGTAACTACTGTACTACATTTAAGAGCTAAAGGATTATCTTTAGGTGTTCTAAGTGTATCTACATGGTCAATAATAATTACATCAATAATGTTATTATTAACTTTACCAGTTTTAACAGGTGGCGTATTAATGTTATTATCAGATTTACATTTTAATACATTATTTTTTGATCCAACTTTCGCAGGAGACCCTATATTATATCAACATTTATTCTGGTTTTTTGGTCATCCAGAAGTATACATTTTAATATTACCAGCTTTTGGAGTTATAAGTCACGTTATATCTACAAATTATTGTAGAAGTTTATTTGGTAACCAATCTATGATTTTAGCTATGGGATGTATAGCTGTATTAGGAAGTGTTGTATGGGTACATCATATGTATACTACAGGTTTAGAGGTRGATACTAGAGCTTTCTTTACATCTACAACAATATTAATTTCTATTCCAACTGGTACAAAAGTATTTAATTGGTTATGTACATATATGAGCTCAAATTTCGGTATTACACATAGYTCATCATTATTAKGTTTATTATTTATATGTACATTTACTTTTGGAGGAACTACAGGTGTTATTTTAGGTAACGGTGCAATTGATATTGCATTACACGACACTTATTATGTTATTGCACACTTCCATTTTGTTTTATCTATTGGTGCAATTATAGCATTATTTACATGCGTAAGTTTTTTCCAAGAGTCATTCTTTGGTAAAACATTACGAGAAAATACATTAATTGTATTATGGTCAATTTTATTCTTTATAGGAGTAATTCTTACTTTCTTACCAATGCATTTTCTTGGATTTAATGTAATGCCTAGACGTATTCCTGATTATCCAGACGCTTTAAATGGATGGAATATGATATGTTCAATTGGATCAACAATGACTTTATTTGGATTATTAATTTTTAAATAA
- the coxIII gene encoding cytochrome c oxidase subunit III (putative cds with undefined initiation codon; 5'and 3' ends based on homology to Plasmodium yoelii coxIII and Plasmodium yoelii mRNA mapping studies), protein MVFSNFNNIKAHLVSYPSLASLYGTSLKYFSVGILFTFNPIILLIFVYSIRESLYSTFSSLASGMLSIIISEALLFITYFWGILHFCLSPYPLYDEGIIITSSRMLILTITFILASASCMTACLQFLIEKGMSFEISSIVCIIYLLGECFASLQTTEYLHLSYYINDAVLGTLFYCVTGLHFTHVIVGLILLLIYFIRIVDQYDVNTEWSYSYIGISYVVFTHTDQMTILYWHFVEIVWLFIEFFFYSE, encoded by the coding sequence ATTGTATTTAGTAATTTTAATAATATAAAAGCACATTTAGTATCTTATCCATCATTAGCATCATTATACGGAACATCTTTAAAATATTTTTCAGTTGGAATTTTATTTACATTTAATCCAATTATATTATTAATATTTGTATATTCTATTAGAGAAAGCTTATATTCTACATTTTCTTCTTTAGCTTCTGGAATGTTATCTATCATTATATCAGAAGCTTTATTATTTATAACCTATTTTTGGGGAATATTACATTTTTGTTTATCTCCTTATCCACTATATGATGAAGGAATAATAATAACATCATCTAGAATGTTAATATTAACAATAACTTTTATACTAGCTAGTGCATCATGTATGACTGCATGTTTACAATTCCTTATAGAGAAAGGAATGAGTTTTGAAATATCAAGTATTGTATGTATTATTTATTTATTAGGAGAATGTTTTGCATCATTACAAACAACTGAATATTTACACTTAAGTTATTATATTAATGATGCTGTTTTAGGAACTCTATTTTATTGTGTAACTGGTTTACATTTTACACACGTTATTGTTGGATTAATATTATTATTAATATACTTTATAAGAATAGTAGATCAATATGATGTAAATACTGAATGGTCTTATTCATATATAGGAATATCTTATGTTGTTTTTACTCATACTGATCAAATGACCATTTTATATTGGCATTTTGTTGAAATAGTATGGTTATTTATAGAGTTCTTTTTTTATTCAGAATAG